One region of Streptomyces capillispiralis genomic DNA includes:
- a CDS encoding NADH-quinone oxidoreductase subunit NuoF family protein, whose protein sequence is MNEALPDVPEVRVVGLPQLTSGFDLVDRLDLPMHLKVHGPLEPLGGEQLAQLAERINLRGRGGAGFPFHKKLRSVAESAIKRGVRPVVVVNGSEDEPACRKDTVLINRAPHLILDGALLCAEAMGARTLVVGVTRESTQRSMEAALAERGLNNGRRSVLRARVQRNPVRMVTGAAASLIRSIDGGPAVPPGRKVSASRSGVGGAPTLLSNAETFAQLAIAARIGPERYGNTGLYDEPGTVMLTVSGAVARPMVIEVPTGVPLRYVLQLAGAPPVPQGVLTGGYHGKWIDAATVDEAIVSRNSLDAVGGSLGAGAILPISQDTCPLGESLRVAQWLAEESAGQCGPCYLGLPAAARGLEDILNGGGPAALEAVKQVARNVKRRGACSHPDGSAMFLESTLKAFTDDLAAHVLGNGCGRPVAGVLPLFEGGRAPTGIPGGGGEENGPSRQKIYVDWTLCRGHGLCADILPEVFQLGADGFPTVAQAQVPRFAEAKALRAVRRCPALALRIEDETPQAKAPSRNLPVLSQGRGRRALGR, encoded by the coding sequence GTGAACGAGGCCCTGCCCGACGTACCCGAAGTCCGCGTGGTCGGTCTTCCCCAGCTCACGTCGGGCTTCGACCTTGTCGACCGGCTCGATCTGCCCATGCACCTCAAGGTGCACGGGCCGCTCGAGCCCCTGGGCGGTGAGCAGCTCGCGCAACTCGCCGAACGCATCAACCTCAGGGGCCGCGGCGGCGCGGGCTTCCCCTTCCACAAGAAGCTGCGCTCGGTCGCCGAATCGGCGATCAAGCGCGGTGTCCGGCCGGTCGTCGTCGTCAACGGCAGCGAGGACGAACCGGCCTGCCGCAAGGACACGGTGCTGATCAACCGTGCCCCGCACCTCATCCTGGACGGCGCGCTGCTGTGCGCCGAGGCCATGGGGGCCCGCACGCTCGTGGTGGGGGTCACCCGGGAGTCCACGCAGCGCTCCATGGAGGCCGCGCTCGCCGAACGCGGCCTGAACAACGGGCGCCGCTCGGTGCTGCGCGCCCGCGTGCAGCGCAACCCGGTCCGCATGGTCACCGGCGCCGCGGCCTCCCTGATCCGCTCCATCGACGGCGGCCCGGCCGTCCCGCCGGGCCGCAAGGTCAGCGCCTCGCGCAGCGGCGTCGGCGGCGCGCCCACCCTGCTGTCGAACGCCGAGACCTTCGCCCAGCTCGCCATCGCCGCACGCATCGGCCCGGAGCGCTACGGCAACACCGGCCTGTACGACGAGCCGGGCACCGTGATGCTCACGGTGTCCGGCGCGGTGGCCCGCCCCATGGTGATCGAGGTGCCGACGGGCGTACCGCTGCGGTACGTCCTGCAGCTCGCCGGGGCGCCGCCGGTGCCGCAGGGCGTGCTGACGGGCGGTTACCACGGCAAGTGGATCGACGCGGCGACCGTCGACGAGGCGATCGTCTCCCGCAACTCCCTGGACGCGGTGGGCGGTTCGCTGGGCGCGGGCGCGATCCTGCCGATCAGTCAGGACACCTGCCCGCTGGGCGAGTCGCTGCGGGTGGCGCAGTGGCTCGCCGAGGAGAGCGCGGGCCAGTGCGGCCCCTGCTACCTGGGACTGCCGGCCGCGGCGCGCGGTCTGGAGGACATCCTCAACGGCGGCGGGCCGGCCGCCCTGGAGGCGGTCAAGCAGGTCGCCAGGAACGTGAAGCGGCGGGGGGCGTGTTCGCACCCCGACGGTTCCGCGATGTTCCTGGAGTCGACCCTCAAGGCGTTCACCGACGACCTCGCCGCCCATGTCCTCGGCAACGGCTGCGGACGGCCCGTGGCGGGCGTCCTGCCGCTCTTCGAGGGGGGCAGGGCCCCCACGGGCATCCCGGGCGGCGGCGGGGAGGAGAACGGGCCCAGCCGCCAGAAGATCTACGTCGACTGGACGCTGTGCCGGGGCCACGGACTGTGCGCGGACATCCTCCCCGAGGTGTTCCAGCTCGGCGCGGACGGCTTCCCCACGGTGGCCCAGGCGCAGGTGCCGCGCTTCGCCGAGGCGAAGGCGCTGCGCGCGGTGCGCCGCTGCCCGGCGCTGGCCCTGCGCATCGAGGACGAGACGCCCCAGGCCAAGGCGCCCTCCCGGAATCTGCCGGTGCTCTCGCAGGGCCGCGGCCGGCGGGCCCTGGGCCGCTGA
- a CDS encoding cytochrome b/b6 domain-containing protein, with the protein MRPDDSTADDWLAEFLTFGVGVLSLVCLSCSVIWGLVAQDRILLGPRQRILAQAVHRTTAVASIVFLVLHIGIKLAQEHTTWIAAVIPFGLLLTDDEVVTGRAFLIGLGTLAGLLMFFVGITGVLRNRFASPAPVAARWRAMHMLAYPAWCAALVHGLYAGRAAKPVFVILYGLSVAGVTAALVLRASPRPVKRRIADRITTLLGPADQRDRDSLEESRSRAAESPLPGYGGRRASARGEGRPRGERPLFETAERAAAPEPANGFAAAYRAVSTPGRPARDTPLTEGTARMELPPDLQRTEAIPRVDGPSSTSGNWPIPSPPPVGEAPPSAYDPLNDTGYTIPAYDNPVGSGYGSSDVYDTAETNTLYGTYNPNDTYNSGPATETLPGASPSSSYDFDAPGSGEPWNTPSGGFK; encoded by the coding sequence GTGAGGCCGGACGACAGCACGGCGGACGACTGGCTCGCCGAGTTCCTCACCTTCGGTGTGGGCGTCCTGTCGCTGGTCTGCCTGAGCTGCTCGGTGATCTGGGGACTCGTCGCCCAGGACCGGATCCTGCTCGGCCCCCGCCAGCGGATCCTGGCGCAGGCGGTGCACCGCACGACCGCGGTCGCCTCGATCGTCTTCCTCGTACTGCACATCGGCATCAAGCTCGCCCAGGAGCACACCACGTGGATCGCCGCGGTGATCCCCTTCGGGCTGCTCCTCACCGACGACGAGGTGGTCACCGGCCGGGCCTTCCTCATCGGGCTCGGCACCCTCGCCGGCCTGCTGATGTTCTTCGTCGGCATCACCGGTGTGCTGCGCAACCGGTTCGCCTCCCCGGCCCCGGTCGCGGCCCGCTGGCGGGCGATGCACATGCTGGCGTACCCGGCCTGGTGCGCCGCGCTGGTGCACGGCCTGTACGCGGGCCGGGCCGCGAAGCCCGTCTTCGTGATCCTCTACGGGCTGTCCGTGGCCGGCGTCACGGCGGCCCTGGTGCTGCGCGCCTCCCCGCGCCCGGTCAAGCGCAGAATCGCCGACCGGATCACCACGCTGCTCGGCCCCGCCGACCAGCGCGACCGCGACAGCCTGGAGGAGAGCAGGTCCCGCGCGGCCGAGTCCCCCCTGCCCGGCTACGGGGGCCGGCGCGCCTCCGCGCGAGGCGAGGGGCGACCGCGCGGAGAACGCCCGTTGTTCGAGACCGCCGAACGGGCCGCCGCCCCGGAACCGGCGAACGGCTTCGCGGCCGCCTACCGCGCGGTCTCGACGCCCGGCCGGCCGGCCCGGGACACGCCCCTCACCGAGGGGACCGCCCGCATGGAGCTGCCCCCGGACCTCCAGCGCACGGAGGCGATCCCGCGCGTGGACGGCCCGTCCAGCACCTCCGGCAACTGGCCGATCCCCTCCCCGCCGCCGGTCGGCGAGGCCCCGCCGTCGGCGTACGACCCGCTCAACGACACCGGATACACCATCCCGGCCTACGACAATCCGGTCGGCTCGGGCTACGGCTCGAGTGATGTGTACGACACCGCTGAGACGAACACCCTCTACGGCACGTACAACCCGAACGACACGTACAACAGCGGTCCCGCCACTGAAACACTCCCCGGTGCGTCGCCCTCGTCGTCCTACGACTTCGACGCACCGGGTTCGGGCGAACCTTGGAACACGCCTTCCGGAGGCTTTAAGTGA